In Acholeplasma equirhinis, the following proteins share a genomic window:
- a CDS encoding carboxypeptidase M32 has translation MQTYLDTYKSMRERLTAFNYAMWVLSWDLETEAPIGSMEYRSKQIEGLTKEIYALETDKAYLEAIDYLYANRNQLDELMRREIEKVEKEMRLIKKMPKEEYIDFQVLIAQASTVWAEAKKNNDFEAYAPTLEKIVAYVRKMTKYLSTPELKGYDVLLDMFEEGMTQKEYDHFFEQLRTELVPFVLSATASKKPHPKRLTKGIFPKDKQKAFSEYLTGVFSYDMNHAVLKESAHPFTSNASSTDVRITTRYIENILESSIFSTIHEMGHAIYEQQVSPELLGTRLGGGASMGIHESQSRMYENMIGRSYAFWEVHFDKLKEVFPKELKGVTLLDFYKYINRAERSLIRTEADELTYPLHIMVRYEIEKLLISGKLKVKDLPKKWRKLYQQYVGVRPKNDAEGVLQDIHWSGASFGYFPTYALGSAYAAQIYHAMNKDFNIENAISNNEIHKINAWLKEKIHIYGQTKTPKELMLIATGEPFNPNYYIDYLKRKFSN, from the coding sequence ATGCAAACCTATTTAGATACATATAAAAGCATGCGTGAACGTTTAACTGCGTTTAATTATGCTATGTGGGTTTTATCATGGGATTTAGAAACCGAAGCTCCCATCGGTTCAATGGAATATCGTAGTAAACAAATTGAAGGCTTAACTAAAGAAATTTACGCACTTGAAACAGACAAAGCATATTTAGAAGCAATTGATTATTTATACGCAAATAGAAATCAACTGGACGAATTAATGAGAAGAGAAATTGAAAAAGTTGAAAAAGAAATGCGTCTCATTAAGAAAATGCCTAAAGAAGAGTATATTGACTTTCAAGTACTTATTGCACAAGCATCAACAGTTTGGGCAGAAGCTAAAAAGAATAACGACTTCGAAGCTTATGCACCAACTTTAGAAAAGATTGTTGCTTATGTTAGAAAGATGACTAAATATCTTTCAACACCTGAACTTAAAGGTTATGATGTTTTACTTGATATGTTTGAAGAAGGTATGACTCAAAAAGAATATGATCATTTTTTTGAACAATTAAGAACTGAACTTGTTCCATTTGTTTTATCTGCAACGGCAAGTAAAAAACCACATCCAAAGAGATTAACTAAAGGTATTTTCCCAAAAGATAAACAAAAGGCATTTTCTGAATATTTAACAGGTGTCTTTTCATATGATATGAATCATGCTGTCTTAAAAGAAAGTGCGCATCCATTCACATCAAATGCATCTTCAACAGATGTTAGAATCACAACACGATATATTGAAAATATTTTAGAATCATCAATTTTCTCAACAATTCATGAAATGGGACATGCTATTTATGAACAACAAGTTTCACCTGAATTATTAGGCACACGCCTTGGTGGTGGTGCTTCAATGGGTATTCATGAATCACAATCAAGAATGTATGAAAACATGATTGGTCGTTCATATGCATTCTGGGAAGTTCACTTTGATAAATTAAAAGAAGTGTTCCCTAAAGAATTAAAAGGTGTAACATTACTGGATTTCTACAAATATATTAATCGTGCTGAACGTTCATTAATTAGAACAGAAGCAGATGAATTAACTTACCCATTACACATTATGGTTCGTTATGAAATTGAAAAACTTTTAATTTCTGGCAAACTTAAAGTTAAAGATTTACCAAAGAAATGGCGTAAACTTTATCAACAATACGTTGGTGTTAGACCTAAAAATGATGCTGAAGGTGTGTTACAAGACATTCATTGGTCTGGAGCATCATTTGGATACTTCCCAACTTATGCATTAGGTTCAGCTTATGCAGCACAAATCTATCATGCAATGAATAAGGATTTTAATATTGAAAATGCAATTTCAAATAATGAAATCCATAAGATTAATGCATGGTTAAAAGAAAAGATTCACATTTATGGTCAAACAAAAACTCCAAAAGAGTTAATGTTAATTGCAACGGGTGAACCTTTTAATCCAAATTATTATATTGATTATTTAAAACGTAAATTCTCAAACTAA
- the galE gene encoding UDP-glucose 4-epimerase GalE yields MNVLVVGGAGYIGSHTVYELLRAGNQVSVMDNLSTGERFFVPKQVPLYIGDIRKKEDVLKVLDDQKFDVVMHFAAKLIVPESVKKPLDYYHNNVEGVRTLLEAMVEKNVKNIVFSSTAAVYGEPTESVVKEDSFKEPINPYGESKLACEKLIHWTAQAHDLNYVIFRYFNVAGADSSLEIGLKKQQLTHLIPVTIEAALGLRKELVIFGDDYETKDGTNIRDYIHVTDLAIAHVVGAKYLMDGGKSDIFNLGSAKGYSNLEVANTVSKFLPVPFRFGPRREGDPAILIADASKAKRVLGWQTFLTLEDIITSDLAYREKISKER; encoded by the coding sequence ATGAATGTTTTAGTTGTTGGTGGTGCAGGTTATATCGGATCACATACTGTGTATGAATTACTTCGTGCAGGCAATCAAGTTTCTGTGATGGACAATTTATCAACAGGTGAAAGATTCTTTGTTCCAAAACAGGTACCACTTTATATTGGTGATATTAGAAAAAAAGAAGATGTTTTAAAAGTTTTAGATGATCAAAAGTTTGATGTTGTGATGCATTTTGCTGCAAAACTTATCGTACCTGAATCTGTAAAAAAACCTTTAGATTACTACCATAATAATGTTGAAGGTGTTAGAACCTTATTAGAAGCTATGGTAGAAAAGAATGTTAAAAATATCGTCTTTTCATCAACAGCTGCAGTTTATGGCGAACCAACAGAATCTGTGGTTAAAGAAGATTCTTTTAAAGAACCAATCAACCCATATGGTGAATCCAAACTTGCTTGTGAGAAGTTAATTCACTGGACTGCTCAGGCACATGATTTAAACTATGTGATCTTTAGATACTTTAATGTCGCTGGTGCAGATTCAAGTTTAGAAATTGGTTTAAAGAAACAACAATTAACACACTTGATCCCCGTGACAATTGAAGCTGCACTTGGATTAAGAAAAGAACTCGTGATCTTTGGTGATGATTACGAAACTAAAGATGGCACGAACATTCGTGACTATATCCATGTCACTGACTTAGCAATCGCTCATGTTGTTGGTGCTAAATATTTAATGGATGGTGGTAAGTCAGATATCTTTAATCTTGGCTCTGCAAAGGGATATTCCAACCTTGAGGTTGCAAATACAGTATCTAAATTCTTACCAGTTCCATTTAGATTTGGACCACGTCGTGAAGGTGACCCTGCAATTTTAATTGCGGATGCTTCAAAAGCAAAACGTGTTTTAGGTTGGCAAACCTTCTTAACGTTAGAAGATATTATTACATCAGACTTAGCTTATAGAGAAAAAATTAGTAAAGAAAGATAA
- the rlmD gene encoding 23S rRNA (uracil(1939)-C(5))-methyltransferase RlmD, producing MNLEIGKTIEVTAHEVDRFAQGVSRVEDVVVFTHGLLAGEKALVTITQVKKNFVKAKIKKLLTQSPLRKTMPSRLGALDLFHLKDDEQDKWQYETTKEQVKRNLGLEDVVEATLSDENKLRYRNKVVYHVLNDSMMRLGLYTQEPIELVEVHTFLINSLAIQRCIAKIQQQSIEIDPEVFKHVVLRSNEKEEVLVTLVAYKKDFKGLKELIDVIKTFKEVVGLTLNIKPNETTILGRESIVLFGKNELEFSLGELKLKVNDQSFMQVNTSMMNKVYDEIKKEVEGETLIDAYSGIGSIGFYVGSNAKKVIMIENNLKNIEVANELKHKVKGNYEVIYGDAKNFIPKFNADTLVVDPPRAGLHESLLATLKEKHFKKIIYLSCELNTLIRDLKVLTETYRIKRIVPVRMFPQTTAIETLTILDRKAL from the coding sequence ATGAACTTAGAAATTGGAAAAACAATTGAAGTAACAGCCCATGAGGTCGATCGATTCGCTCAAGGGGTATCTAGAGTTGAGGATGTGGTTGTTTTTACACATGGCTTATTAGCAGGTGAAAAAGCACTTGTAACCATTACTCAAGTCAAGAAAAACTTCGTTAAAGCAAAAATTAAAAAACTACTTACACAATCACCTTTAAGAAAAACCATGCCATCAAGACTCGGAGCACTGGATTTATTCCATTTAAAAGATGATGAACAAGATAAGTGGCAATATGAAACAACAAAAGAACAAGTTAAAAGAAATCTTGGATTAGAAGATGTTGTTGAAGCGACATTAAGTGATGAGAATAAACTACGTTACCGAAACAAAGTTGTGTACCATGTCTTAAATGATTCAATGATGAGATTAGGACTCTATACACAAGAACCAATTGAACTCGTTGAAGTGCATACCTTCTTGATTAACAGTTTAGCAATTCAAAGGTGTATTGCAAAAATCCAACAACAATCCATTGAAATTGACCCTGAAGTCTTTAAACATGTTGTTTTAAGAAGTAATGAAAAAGAAGAAGTCTTAGTGACACTCGTTGCATATAAAAAAGACTTTAAAGGGCTTAAAGAACTCATTGATGTCATTAAGACATTCAAAGAAGTTGTTGGTTTAACTTTAAATATTAAACCAAATGAAACAACCATTCTTGGTCGTGAAAGTATTGTACTTTTTGGTAAAAATGAGTTAGAGTTTTCTTTAGGTGAATTAAAACTTAAAGTCAATGATCAATCCTTTATGCAAGTTAACACTTCAATGATGAATAAAGTCTATGATGAAATCAAAAAAGAAGTTGAAGGTGAAACCTTGATTGATGCCTACTCAGGTATTGGTTCAATTGGATTTTATGTTGGTTCAAATGCAAAGAAAGTCATCATGATTGAGAACAATCTTAAAAACATTGAAGTTGCTAATGAATTAAAACATAAAGTTAAAGGTAATTATGAAGTTATCTATGGTGATGCTAAAAACTTTATTCCAAAGTTTAATGCAGATACACTTGTTGTTGACCCACCTAGAGCAGGACTCCATGAATCTTTATTAGCAACTTTAAAAGAGAAACATTTCAAAAAGATTATTTATCTATCATGTGAACTCAATACATTAATAAGGGATTTAAAAGTATTAACTGAAACATATAGAATTAAACGTATTGTTCCAGTTAGAATGTTCCCTCAAACAACAGCAATTGAAACATTAACGATATTAGATAGAAAGGCCCTATAA